GTGGCCATCCTCATATCAGCTACTTCGACTCGGCCAACGGCGACCTCAGGCATGCCTATCGGGGTGGCAGCGGCTGGTACACCGAGACGGTGGATACGGGGTTGGGTTCCTTTGGCGGGTACACCTCTCTGGCTCTGGACGGGAACGGCCATCCCCACATCAGCTATTACGATTCGACTAACGACGATCTCAAGCATGCCTACCAGGATGGCGCCGGCTGGCACACTGAGACGGTGGACAGCGCCGGTGATGTTGGATTACACACCTCCCTGGCGTTGGACGGAGACGGCTATCCCTACATCGGCTACTTCGACAATACCAACCGCGATCTCAGGCACGCCTATCAGGATAACAGCGGCTGGCATACGGAGGCGGTGGACAACCTCGGCTCGGTCGGCTGGTCTTCCTCCCTGGCGCTGGACGGAGACGGCTATCCCCATATCAGCTATTACGACTTGACCAACGACGAGCTTAAGTACGCCTACAAGGATAGCGTCGGCTGGCACACAGAGGCGGTGGACAGCGTTGGTCTCTTCTGGTCTGGCGGGGATACCTCTCTGGCTCTGGACAAGGAGGGCCATCCTCACATCAGCTACTACCACCTGGGCGACGACGAGCTCAAGTACACCTACCAGGATGGCGGCGGATGGCGTATCGAGACAGTGGACAGCGCCGTCTTCAGCGGAATCGTCTTCGGAATCTTCACCCGGTTTATCTCCCTGGCACTGGACGGGGATGGCTATCCTCATATCAGCTACTATGATGCCGCCAACGAGGATCTGAAGTATGCCCACAAAGATAGCGATGGCTGGCATACCGAGACGGTGGATAGCGCTGGTCGGGTTGGCTGGTACACCTCCTTGGCACTGGACAGGGATGATCATCCCCGCATCAGCTACTTCGACTCGGCCAACGGCGACCTGAAGTATGCCTATAAGGATGAGGCTGGCTGGCACATCGAGACGGTGGACCGTGTCGGCACCGTTGGCGCGTATACCTCCCTGGCATTGGACGGGAATGGCTATCCCCACATCAGCTACCAAGACGTCGCCAACCACGATCTGAAGTACGCCCACAAGGATGACGCCGGCTGGCATACGAAGACGGTGGACAACACTGGCGACGTCGGCTGGTTCACCTCCCTAGCGCTGGACGGCAGAGGCTATCCTCGCGTCAGCTACTATGACTGGGGCAACCGCGACCTCAAGTACGCCTACAAGGATGACGCCGGCTGGCACATCGAGACGGTGGACAGCGGCGGCGACGTTGGCCGGTACACCTCCCTGGCGCTGGATGGAGACGACTATCCTCACATCGGCTACCATGACTCTTCTAACGGCGATCTCAAGTACGCCCGGCGCGTGCCTCCAGCGACACCGACCCCGACGCCGGCACCCACCCCGGTGCCTGGGAACGAGTCCTACCTGCCGTTGATCCTCACGGAGTGAACGTGGACATCCGACATAATATGCCGTGCTGGGCGGCAGCCGTGAGAAGGTTGGGGCGACCTGCGGGTCGCCCCAAGTGTTTCGCTGCCGGGTAGCGGTCGCAAACGAATGTCGAAAGCTAGAAGTAGATGGTGCATGGGAGTATCATCTGGTTGAGGTGGGCACAACATCTTCAGAATTCCGGGTTTCTGATGCCGGTGGTAGAATGGGGGCGTGCGTTTCCAATCCTGAGCTCGGCGGAGTGTCCCATGGAGATAAGCGAGCGCGCGTTGCAGGAGCAGATCTGCGAGATCGGCCGTAGGGCGGTGCGCTATGGGCTGGTGAAGGCGATCAGCGGGAACATCAGCGCCCGGCCGCCCGGCGCGGACCGGTTCTGGATCACGGCCACCGGCACGGCGCTGGACGCGCTGACGCCCGACGATCTGGTGTGCGTGGACCTGAACGGCTGCGTGTGCGGCGGTGAACGCCCGCCGTCCAGCGAGTACCAGCTACATCTGGCCATCTACCAGCGTCGCCCGGAGATCAACGCCATCGTGCATCTGCACCCGCCGCTGGCGACGGTGGTGGGCACCGCGCTGGGCGAGGTCCGCCCCATGACTTTCGAGGGCAACTACTTCCTGGGCGACGTGGCCGTCGTCCCGCCCATCCTGCCGGGCACCCAGGAGGTGGCCCGGGCGGCCGCAGAGGCCAGCGATGAAAGCCGCGTGCTCGTGCTACAGCACCACGGCTCGGTCTGCCTGGGCGAGGACCTGGAGGAGGCGCTGTATCGCTCGGTGGAGCTGGAGGAGACCTGCCGGCTGATCGTCATCGCTCGCGCCATGAGGTCTACCTGCCCGGGTGGGCGGTTGAGCGGATGCGGGGCCACCGGTACCGCGAGGGGGCGTGAGGCGGGAGTGGGGAGCGATGAAAGGCCGAGCGTGGGAGCTCGGCCTGCTGGCTGGCGCGTTGGGCTGGGACGATACACGTATCGCCCCGGCTTTGTGCTCGCAGCGCCAGCTCCCATGCTGGCGCTGCAGAACGGGGGAAGCTCGGCCTACAAACCCGATCTATCTCGGCGCCAAGGGGTTCCTCCGCTTCTATTGCCCGGCGATGCGGCGCAGGCCCAGCACCAGCCGGTGGCCATCCACCTTCAGCTCACGGACGGCCTCGCCTTGCGGCTGCTCAGCCTCCCGCAGCTGCACGCTCAGCGTCTCGTTCTTGATGAAGTCGGCGAAGGCGGCGATGGCGGCGGCCAAGGGGCCGTCGGCCGCGTACTCGGTGACGATCCGATCCTCGATGGCGAAGCCAGCCTCCTTGCGCAGGTTCTGGATGCGGCGGACCACCTCGCGCGCCAGTCCCTCGTGCACCAGCGATTCGCTGAGCTCCGTGTCCACGGCCACCGTGATGCCGTCCGCGGCAGCCACCGCGAACCCGGTGCGGGGCGCCGTCTGGATGATCACCTCGTCCGGCGCCAGCTGGACGGGCTCCCCATCCACATCCAGCGTCAGCGGCTCCCCAGCGCGCAGCGTGCGCACGGCCGCCGTCGCATCCACCCCGGCCAGCGCCTGACGCACTGCCGGGAACTTGCGCCCAAAGCGCGGCCCCAGCTTGCGGTTGTCCGGCAGCAGCCGGTATTCCACCAGCTCGGCCTCCTCAGTCGTCACCTCCAGCGCCTTCACGTTCAGTTCGTCGGACACGATGCCGGCCAGGCGTAGCAGGCGGTCCTTCTGCGCCGGATCGGGCAGGACGACCAGCGCCCGGGCCAGCGGCTGGCGTAGCTTGACGTTGGCGCTGTTGCGGGCGCTGTGCCCCAGCGTCACGACCTGGCGGGCCAGCGCCATATCGGCCAGCAGCTCGCCATCGATCGCCTCGGCCGCGGGTTGGGGCCAGTCGGTCAGGTGCACGCTCACCGGCGCGTCCGTATCCACGGATCGCACCAGGTTCTGGTACATCGCCTCAGTCAGGAACGGGACGAACGGCGCCAGCAGCCGGGCCAGTGTGGTGAGCACGCCGTACAGCGTGTCCAGCGCGGCCGGATCGCCATCCCAGAAGCGGCGGCGGGACCGGCGCACGTACCAGTCGCTCAGATCGTCCAGGAACGTCTCCAGCTCCTGGGTGGCGCCAAAGGCGTCGTAGTCCTCCAGCCGGTCGGTGACCTTCCCGATGACCTCGTGTAGCCGGGAGATGACCCAGCGGTCGAGGGGCTGGGTGTTCGGGGATTGGGGGTCGGGAACGGCCTGCCACTCCTTAGGATGCCAGTCGGGAGTCAGGTTGGCATAGGTGACGAAGAAGGCGTAGACGTTCCACAGCGGCAGGATGAAGCGGCGGCGCACCTCGTCGGCCAGCTTGTAGCCGAAGAGCAGGTTGGCCTCCGGCCGATGCGAGCAATACATCCAGCGCATGGTGTCCACGCCGATGGTATCGGCCGCCTCGTTGAACTCGATCATGTTGCCCCAGGACTTGTGCATCTCCCGGCCGTCTTCGCCTAGCAGCGTGGCGAACCCCAGCACGTTCAGGAACGGCGGTCGACGCTCCAACACGGTGCTCATGGCCAGCAGCGAGTAGAACCAGTTGCGGAACTGGCCGGGGAACGACTCCGTGATGAAGTCGGCCGGGAACCACTTCTCCCAGTACGCTCGGTCGGTGCGGTACCGCAGCGTGGAGAAGGGGACGATGCCCGCGTCCAGCCAGGGATTCCCCACGTCCGGGATGCGGCTGATGAGCTCGCCACATTTGGGGCAGCGGATCTTCACCGCGTCGATCCACGGCCGGTGCGGGGTATGTCCCTCGAACGTGTCCCACCCCTCGACGGCTCGCTCCTGCAACTCCTCCTCGCTCCCGATGACCTCGAAGTGGCCGCAGTTATGGCACTCCCAGATGGGCAGCGCCAGTCCCCAGTAGCGCTTCTTAGAGATCATCCAGTCGTGCATGTTGCGCAGCCAGTCCAGCTCCCGCTCCAGGCCGAATTCGGGGATCCACCGGATCTGCCGGGTGACCTCCATCATCTGGTATCGCAGCTCGTCCATGGAGATGAACCATTCGTCCACCAGCCGGAAGACCAGCGGCGTGTGGCAGCGCCAGCACTCGGGATAGCGGTGGGTGTACGGCTCCAGGCGATAGAACAGCCCCTTCTCCTTCAGGTTCTCCACGATGGGCTCCGTCACGGCGCCCACGGCGCGCCCGGTGAGCCAGTCGAAGCCGTCCACATAGACGCCGAACTCGTCTAGCGGGGCGATCACCGGCAGGTTGTGCTCCTTGCTGAGCTGAAAGTCCTCGGCGCCACACCCGGGGGCGATGTGGACGATCCCCGTGCCCTCCTCCTCGCCCACCTCGTCCCAGGGGATGACCCGATGCTGCTCCGGGACGCCGGCCTCTCGCACGGCGGTCAGTTCGTCGAAGGGACCCTCATAGGTCCATCCGATCATCTCCGACCCCTTGATCTTGCCCAGAACCTCGTAGGGGCCCTTCAGCGCGTGTCGGGCTGCGCCCTCGGCCACGTAGTAAACCCACGTGCGGCCGTCCTCGTCCGTCTGGCGCACGCGCAGGTAGGTCAGGTCGGGGCCGACCGCCGCGGCCACGTTGCTGGTGAGCGTCCACGGCGTGGTCGTCCACACGAGCAGCGCCTCGCCGGGGCGATCGCGCAACGGGAAGCGCACGGTCAGCCCGGGATCGGTGCGCTCGGCGTAGCCATCGGTCACGATCTCATGCTGGCTGATGCCGGTGCCGCAGCGGGGACACCAGGGCATGACGTCGGTCCCCTTGTAGAGCCACCCGTTCTCCTGGCACCTCTTCAGGAAACCCCAGATCTGGTAGTTGTTCTCGTTGGAGAAGGTGAAGTAGGAGCCGCCCAGCTCGGGCAGGCCCAGCCGCCCCACGATCTGCTCCACCGTGTCGGTCACTGGACCGAGGGGGCCCTCCACCGTGATGACCTGCGATGGGTCCTCGTCCAGCTTGTCCCGCAGCCACCGGAGCTGATCGGGATCGTTCCAGTCCATCCAGTAGCCCAGCCGGATGGACTGCTCCGTCTGCACGGCGGCGTAGGTCAGGACCCGCTCCTTGCACAGCTTCACAAAGCGGTCGATGCCGAATGCCTCGATGTCCCGCTTCGACTGGAAGCCCAGCTCCCGCTCCACGTTCACTTCCACCCACAGGCCCTGGCAGTCGAAGCCGTTCTGCCAGCGCTCGTCGTAACCCTGCATCGCCTTGAACCGCTGGTAGAGGTCCTTGTAGGTCCGCCCCCAGGCGTGGTGCACGCCCATGGGGTTGTTGGCCGTGATGGGACCATCGATGAACGACCAGCGGGGTTTGCCGGCGTTCTTGCGGCGCAGTTGCTCGAACGCCTGGGTCTCGTCCCAGAAGCGCAGGATCTCATGTTCCAGCTTGGGGAAATCCGGTTGTGTCACAACGGGCTTGAAACGCTCGTTTTTCTCTCCCAATGTTCACCTCCTGCCCAATGGCGGATATCCCATCAAAACGTGTTCCGTGTAGATAGCACCACATTGAACCGTGGAGAGCATGTAAGAGCGTGTCTGAGGGTCTCCCTCAACCACCAGCTCCACAGGGGGAGGTGTGGAGGGGATCTCCCCTCCACGGAAACCTCTTTTTTCCTGCCTGCACCTGCCTTTCTCGGCCCTTTCCGAAGGGCCCAGCCGAGGCCAGGCAGGTTGAAGGCAGAAGAAGGGCTTTTTCCGGAGGGGCTCCCCACGGCAGAAGCAATGGCATTTCTCAGACACATTCTAAGGTGGCTCTCCGTGTAAGCCCCCACTATCTTCCTCTGGCAAGGGGGCAGGTGTGGAACCCTGTCCTCCCGGTTGGGTCTGTGAAGATGCCTTGTTGGGCTTCCCACCTTACCTTGTCTGTTTTCCTCTGGTGAGGGGGCAGATATGGAAATCTGCCCTCCTGGTTAGGTCTAGGAAGGGTTTCATGTAATCGCCGAAAGCCATCCGATCCTCCTGGTGTGGAAGCCGGCCCTCCCGGTTGGGTTCTGTGAAGATGCCCTATGGGGTCTCACACCTGCACCGCCTTCCAGCGCCCGCTCCGAAACCGCAGGAAGTTGAGCGCGCCGCGCAGGCTGAGGTCGATGGCCATGACCGTCCAGGCGCCCTGGAGCCCCCAGCCCAGGACGAGGACGACCAGCGCCCCCAGCGGGACGCGGATCAGCCAGAGCGCGGCGCCGGTGATCAGCATGGGCGCCCGGGTATCCCCGGCCCCTCGCAGCGCCCCGGCGAAGATCATCATCGCGGCCAGCATGGGTTG
The nucleotide sequence above comes from Chloroflexota bacterium. Encoded proteins:
- a CDS encoding carboxypeptidase regulatory-like domain-containing protein gives rise to the protein MRCKRRIWLAVLLLTLALPGMVAILPMPPPVEAQGGWAIECADCPRSAVDTSDRSLALDGAGRPHIAYGGDHLYHVYYDGTAWRYETADDSPNVGEDAAIALDRNSYPHISYYDALNGDLKYAYKDGSGWHSETADGGGDVGEYTSLALDGSGHPHISYYDSANGDLKYAYRDGTGWHAETVDSGGDVGRYTSLALDGSGYPHISYYDETNHGLKYAYQNATGWHIETVNAGLGPFGGYTSLALDESGHPHISYFDSANGDLRHAYRGGSGWYTETVDTGLGSFGGYTSLALDGNGHPHISYYDSTNDDLKHAYQDGAGWHTETVDSAGDVGLHTSLALDGDGYPYIGYFDNTNRDLRHAYQDNSGWHTEAVDNLGSVGWSSSLALDGDGYPHISYYDLTNDELKYAYKDSVGWHTEAVDSVGLFWSGGDTSLALDKEGHPHISYYHLGDDELKYTYQDGGGWRIETVDSAVFSGIVFGIFTRFISLALDGDGYPHISYYDAANEDLKYAHKDSDGWHTETVDSAGRVGWYTSLALDRDDHPRISYFDSANGDLKYAYKDEAGWHIETVDRVGTVGAYTSLALDGNGYPHISYQDVANHDLKYAHKDDAGWHTKTVDNTGDVGWFTSLALDGRGYPRVSYYDWGNRDLKYAYKDDAGWHIETVDSGGDVGRYTSLALDGDDYPHIGYHDSSNGDLKYARRVPPATPTPTPAPTPVPGNESYLPLILTE
- a CDS encoding isoleucine--tRNA ligase, whose translation is MDWNDPDQLRWLRDKLDEDPSQVITVEGPLGPVTDTVEQIVGRLGLPELGGSYFTFSNENNYQIWGFLKRCQENGWLYKGTDVMPWCPRCGTGISQHEIVTDGYAERTDPGLTVRFPLRDRPGEALLVWTTTPWTLTSNVAAAVGPDLTYLRVRQTDEDGRTWVYYVAEGAARHALKGPYEVLGKIKGSEMIGWTYEGPFDELTAVREAGVPEQHRVIPWDEVGEEEGTGIVHIAPGCGAEDFQLSKEHNLPVIAPLDEFGVYVDGFDWLTGRAVGAVTEPIVENLKEKGLFYRLEPYTHRYPECWRCHTPLVFRLVDEWFISMDELRYQMMEVTRQIRWIPEFGLERELDWLRNMHDWMISKKRYWGLALPIWECHNCGHFEVIGSEEELQERAVEGWDTFEGHTPHRPWIDAVKIRCPKCGELISRIPDVGNPWLDAGIVPFSTLRYRTDRAYWEKWFPADFITESFPGQFRNWFYSLLAMSTVLERRPPFLNVLGFATLLGEDGREMHKSWGNMIEFNEAADTIGVDTMRWMYCSHRPEANLLFGYKLADEVRRRFILPLWNVYAFFVTYANLTPDWHPKEWQAVPDPQSPNTQPLDRWVISRLHEVIGKVTDRLEDYDAFGATQELETFLDDLSDWYVRRSRRRFWDGDPAALDTLYGVLTTLARLLAPFVPFLTEAMYQNLVRSVDTDAPVSVHLTDWPQPAAEAIDGELLADMALARQVVTLGHSARNSANVKLRQPLARALVVLPDPAQKDRLLRLAGIVSDELNVKALEVTTEEAELVEYRLLPDNRKLGPRFGRKFPAVRQALAGVDATAAVRTLRAGEPLTLDVDGEPVQLAPDEVIIQTAPRTGFAVAAADGITVAVDTELSESLVHEGLAREVVRRIQNLRKEAGFAIEDRIVTEYAADGPLAAAIAAFADFIKNETLSVQLREAEQPQGEAVRELKVDGHRLVLGLRRIAGQ